From the Lolium rigidum isolate FL_2022 chromosome 2, APGP_CSIRO_Lrig_0.1, whole genome shotgun sequence genome, one window contains:
- the LOC124688020 gene encoding zinc finger protein ZAT1-like, giving the protein MAKTTCKLCFRRFASPRALAGHMRSHSLATAAAAARQQISTASSAAATTDEDVGFKRPLPIYTLRENPKRSLRVSESSDRESEAESTPPRAKRALAGAGAWGEAEPVSSLSDAATPEEDVALSLMMLSRDSWPSADYGDGYEYSDDDDDEEESDGGYALVPVPDRARAPAAAEKRTRFQCGACKKVFRSYQALGGHRASHVRGGRGGCCAPPVAPPPTPAAPKPRQAPPLDGEGQPRECPYCYRVFPSGQALGGHKRSHVCIAAAAAAQAHAAAGVAPPAPDAARDLEDMIDLNVALPFEEVEVSAVSDPRFPSNPAS; this is encoded by the coding sequence ATGGCGAAGACCACATGCAAGCTCTGCTTCCGCCGCTTCGCCAGCCCCCGCGCCCTGGCCGGGCACATGCGGTCCCACtccctcgccaccgccgccgccgccgcgaggcaACAGATCTCCACCGCGTCCTCCGCCGCGGCGACCACCGACGAGGACGTGGGGTTCAAGAGGCCGCTCCCAATCTACACGCTCCGGGAGAACCCGAAGCGCAGCCTGCGCGTGTCCGAGTCCTCGGATCGCGAGAGCGAGGCCGAGTCCACCCCGCCGCGGGCCAAGCGGGCGCTGGCTGGGGCTGGCGCCTGGGGCGAGGCCGAGCCGGTGAGCTCGCTGTCGGACGCGGCCACGCCCGAGGAGGACGTGGCGCTGTCGCTGATGATGCTGTCCCGCGACTCGTGGCCGTCGGCGGACTACGGCGACGGCTACGAGTactcggacgacgacgacgacgaggaggagagcgacggcgGGTACGCGCTGGTCCCCGTCCCCGATCGGGcgcgggcgccggcggcggcggagaagcgcACGCGTTTCCAGTGCGGCGCGTGCAAGAAGGTGTTCCGGTCGTACCAGGCGCTGGGCGGGCACCGCGCCAGCCACGTgcgcggcggccggggcggcTGCTGCGCGCCCCCCGTCGCCCCGCCTCCTACCCCGGCAGCGCCGAAGCCGCGTCAGGCGCCGCCATTGGACGGGGAGGGGCAGCCGCGCGAGTGCCCCTACTGCTACCGCGTGTTCCCGTCCGGGCAGGCCCTCGGCGGCCACAAGCGGTCCCACGTCTGCATCGCCGCGGCGGCTGCGGCCCAGGCGCACGCCGCCGCCGGTGTCGCTCCTCCTGCCCCGGACGCGGCCAGGGACCTGGAAGACATGATCGATCTGAACGTGGCGCTGCCGTTCGAGGAGGTGGAGGTGTCGGCCGTGTCGGATCCCCGCTTCCCTTCCAACCCAGCTTCCTGA